One stretch of Balneolaceae bacterium DNA includes these proteins:
- a CDS encoding efflux RND transporter periplasmic adaptor subunit, which translates to MNFSTLRYHLMLLALAGTLAACGGEPAQQPAQQAAQQQPAQQQSAQQQATQQAATQQQATPNNHVPVYTEQVQPGTFRHYVHIQGAVESDRTIRILPKATATVETIHVRSGRQVQAGDTLATLDGEVTRTQIEELKTRLDLARTVYERQQNLRRDDIGSEIELLRARNQVQSLESQLATLREQYDNYIITAPIGGTVNSVSLKVGETASPTAPAFQIANSEALKVTAELSESYISRIETTDSVTVTIPSIGYERTTVIDVVSRVIDPANRTFSIEIFLPGTDNSIRPNMMARLRINDITRPGTLTIPVNAVQSGNNSRFVYLAEQAGGDSAWTARRQPVVTGMSYNDRVVADSGITAGDLVITRGYGNVEEGDRITLQRQ; encoded by the coding sequence ATGAACTTCTCCACGCTTCGCTACCACCTAATGCTCCTGGCCCTGGCCGGCACACTCGCGGCCTGCGGCGGTGAGCCCGCACAGCAGCCCGCACAGCAGGCTGCCCAGCAACAGCCCGCGCAGCAACAGTCCGCGCAACAACAGGCCACCCAACAGGCTGCCACACAGCAACAGGCCACACCCAACAACCACGTCCCGGTCTACACCGAGCAGGTGCAGCCGGGCACCTTCCGCCACTACGTGCACATCCAGGGCGCCGTCGAATCGGACCGCACCATCCGCATCCTTCCCAAGGCCACGGCCACCGTCGAAACCATACACGTCCGGTCGGGCCGGCAGGTGCAGGCCGGCGACACCCTGGCCACCCTTGACGGGGAGGTCACCCGCACCCAGATCGAGGAGCTGAAAACCCGGCTGGACCTGGCCCGCACCGTCTACGAGCGCCAGCAGAACCTGCGCCGGGACGACATCGGCTCAGAGATCGAGCTGCTGCGCGCCCGCAACCAGGTACAGTCCCTCGAAAGCCAGCTGGCCACCCTCCGCGAGCAGTACGACAACTACATCATCACCGCCCCCATCGGGGGAACCGTCAACAGCGTCTCCCTGAAAGTGGGCGAGACGGCATCCCCGACCGCGCCCGCCTTCCAGATCGCCAATTCCGAGGCGCTGAAGGTCACCGCCGAGCTCTCCGAGTCGTACATCTCCCGCATCGAAACCACCGACAGCGTGACCGTCACCATCCCCAGCATCGGCTACGAACGGACCACCGTCATCGATGTGGTCAGCAGGGTCATCGACCCGGCCAACCGCACTTTCAGCATAGAAATATTCTTGCCGGGAACCGACAACAGCATACGTCCCAATATGATGGCTCGCCTGCGCATTAACGACATCACCCGGCCCGGGACCCTCACCATCCCCGTCAACGCCGTGCAGTCGGGCAACAACAGCCGCTTCGTCTACCTGGCCGAGCAGGCCGGCGGCGACAGCGCCTGGACCGCCCGCCGGCAGCCGGTCGTCACGGGCATGTCCTACAACGATCGCGTGGTGGCCGACAGCGGAATCACCGCGGGCGACCTGGTCATCACCCGGGGTTACGGCAACGTGGAGGAGGGCGACCGCATCACCCTGCAGCGCCAATAA